A genomic region of Parambassis ranga chromosome 7, fParRan2.1, whole genome shotgun sequence contains the following coding sequences:
- the LOC114438588 gene encoding neuronal acetylcholine receptor subunit alpha-4-like has translation MMTTNVWVKQEWNDYKLRWNPEEYENVTSIRIPSEIIWRPDIVLYNNADGDFAVTHLTKAHLFYDGQIKWMPPAIYKSSCSIDVTFFPFDQQSCKMKFGSWTYDRAKIDLISMASDVDQMDYWESGEWVIVNAVGKYNTKKYECCTEIYADITYYFIIRRLPLFYTINLIIPCLLISCLTVLVFYLPSQCGEKITLCISVLLSLTVFLLLITEIIPSTSLVIPLIGEYLLFTMVFVTLSIIITVFVLNVHHRSPQTHGMPHWVRRVFLDLVPRVLFMKRPPGTAKQHCKKLIEMMHRPTMISTTGSSQAFWTGLETGLRQMTREENTFPKSQSDSPNILKPTSNNHLAETLTAESTKDASTQQDTVIPTISPAMQRAIEGVQYIADHLRAEDADFSVKEDWKYVAMVIDRIFLWMFVLVCILGSVGLFLPPWLAGMI, from the exons ATGATGACAACAAACGTTTGGGTCAAGCAA GAATGGAATGATTACAAACTTCGCTGGAACCCGGAGGAATATGAGAATGTCACCTCCATCCGTATTCCCTCAGAGATCATCTGGAGGCCTGACATTGTCCTCTACAACAA TGCTGATGGGGACTTTGCAGTAACTCACCTCACAAAGGCACATCTGTTTTACGACGGTCAGATAAAGTGGATGCCACCAGCCATTTATAAGTCTTCATGCAGCATAGATGTCACCTTTTTCCCTTTTGACCAGCAAAGCTGCAAGATGAAGTTTGGCTCTTGGACCTATGACCGTGCTAAGATTGATCTGATTAGTATGGCCAGCGACGTGGACCAGATGGACTACTGGGAGAGTGGCGAGTGGGTGATTGTCAATGCAGTGggcaaatacaacacaaaaaagTATGAGTGCTGCACAGAGATCTACGCAGACATCACTTACTACTTCATCATTCGGAGGCTTCCGTTGTTCTACACTATTAACCTCATCATCCCCTGTCTGCTTATCTCCTGCTTGACTGTGCTGGTGTTTTATTTGCCATCGCAGTGCGGGGAGAAGATCACTTTGTGTATTTCGGTGTTGTTGTCTCTAACAGTGTTCCTCCTGCTGATCACAGAGATTATACCATCAACATCACTGGTGATCCCACTGATCGGTGAATACCTGCTGTTCACCATGGTCTTTGTTACGCTCTCCATCATAATTACCGTCTTTGTGTTGAACGTGCATCACCGATCACCACAAACACACGGCATGCCTCACTGGGTGCGGAGAGTGTTTTTGGACTTGGTGCCTAGAGTCCTCTTCATGAAGCGTCCACCAGGCACAGCAAAGCAGCACTGCAAGAAGCTTATAGAGATGATGCACCGTCCAACCATGATATCCACAACAGGAAGCTCACAGGCCTTTTGGACTGGGTTGGAAACAGGGTTAAGACAGATGACCCGGGAAGAGAATACATTTCCAAAGTCTCAGTCTGACAGTCCAAACATCCTT AAACCAACCTCTAACAATCACCTGGCAGAAACCCTAACAGCAGAGTCGACTAAAGATGCCAGCACCCAACAGGATACTGTGATTCCAACCATTTCACCAGCTATGCAACGGGCTATAGAGGGAGTCCAGTACATCGCTGATCATCTGAGAGCAGAGGATGCAGACTTCTCA GTGAAGGAGGACTGGAAGTATGTGGCCATGGTCATTGACAGAATATTCCTCTGGATGTTTGTGCTGGTGTGTATACTGGGATCCGTGGGACTGTTTCTTCCTCCGTGGCTGGCTGGAATGATCTAA
- the tti1 gene encoding TELO2-interacting protein 1 homolog: MPSTMSQINDPKIAFAYLRPACVLLTREPTVTNVETLSGQLKEINDATLQQLQEYVLFPLRFVLKVPGPKKDKLVQAVAEAMSHVLENTCVHSWDTLRDLLSELCLCICSPTDPGKPTDSSEELKLAVLRCLDALLHAAYGDIVYKLFEPIMLPGLGAAVSLLLALGENEKSREIQAAALKCLQVLTLQCDCTQEHIVPSSEERCSVGSTMASFLPGITVAVSRIISGDMRQGHTVTIKAMKVWSQTVGLVMEDNQLKACESLKAPPADLGRIAQLLVLRTPVWVKTTAGKLSVLLKKIISCTTAHQHWKVRLEMVELADHLLARCSLSLGECVGLLLEALVGAINDEDPRVRQRCEVALREVSQRNQSSSSHQTFTDVLSENLHSLATSLPRLMRTSNDQMKLFVLNVFLGYLKLLGPLVSVILNSAAHLERISKALMQVLELDVMDVRIVEERSNTVTIETSPASAHIQRKHFLNFTVERIFSVLMEICRTLGYYGNIYLLTDHFLNLYDQSSAYRKQAAMVLNEIVRGAAGIAVGAQGQGEVQRQSATQEDLKTAVMSIMEEYTSLNNWHLITVSEETDRDRQDQQLLSPSRLISISGSHGSSTVANSLQVIPPSFASPPPSSSTIHRLNSNIWQLCIQLEGIACFAQALGHDFRPLLMTSLYCVLEKAGEETLLVSQAALSSMLDICKACGYPSLMELINENSDYLLNDISLNLQRLSQHPQAPRVLTVMLTHSDCSLLPLVRDIVQDVLMALDLSYDHTAALFCSVLHALMKALARWFPSSFSRTSKSTSSKQATTDKEVFNINQFLLDYQKQKELAQGIGIEEDINTEDIEVPPRTEGEDDENLGGPDVKEELPLHLSITKDVMERCIHLLSDPSLRVRLKVLDVLELCVYVLSDKENELLPMAHRCWPALLQRLTADDPLAVLRAFRVLCTLGETCGDFLRRRVSKEVLPKLSTSLAQQAPISAKAGPIYTRTLAYKLQLAVLEGLGSLCQRLELGEADLDAVSEACLPYLSCRQPIRLQEACLSVFRHLIQVDPDAFWFTLNELHCSSAYIPPHPDLQPVLLNGMGKPRDEYSDNVLKLLREEFGPFTDVVNQPGS, from the exons ATGCCTTCAACAATGTCTCAAATCAATGACCCAAAAATTGCATTTGCCTACCTCCGCCCAGCCTGTGTCCTTCTTACCCGGGAGCCCACAGTGACCAATGTGGAGACTCTGAGTGGCCAGTTAAAAGAAATCAATGATGCCACATTGCAGCAACTTCAAGAGTATGTACTCTTTCCTCTCCGCTTTGTCCTTAAAGTCCCTGGACCCAAGAAGGACAAGCTGGTGCAGGCAGTGGCTGAAGCTATGAGCCACGTTCTGGAGAACACATGTGTTCACAGCTGGGACACCCTTCGTGACCTCCTCTCAGAGCTCTGCCTCTGCATCTGCTCTCCAACCGATCCAGGGAAGCCTACAGATTCGTCAGAAGAGCTGAAATTAGCTGTTTTGAGGTGCCTGGATGCCCTGCTTCACGCTGCTTATGGTGACATTGTATACAAACTCTTTGAGCCAATTATGTTGCCTGGACTAGGTGCTGCTGTATCACTGTTGCTGGCTTTAGGAGAGAATGAGAAATCTCGAGAAATACAGGCAGCAGCCTTGAAGTGCCTCCAGGTGTTGACTCTGCAGTGTGACTGCACTCAGGAGCACATTGTCCCATCCTCTGAAGAGCGATGTTCTGTGGGCAGTACCATGGCCTCCTTCTTACCTGGGATCACTGTTGCCGTATCCAGGATTATCTCAGGAGATATGAGACAAGGCCACACAGTCACAATTAAGGCCATGAAG GTTTGGTCCCAGACTGTGGGGCTTGTGATGGAGGATAATCAGCTTAAGGCTTGTGAGTCCTTGAAGGCTCCTCCAGCAGATCTAGGGAGGATTGCACAGCTGCTGGTCCTTCGGACACCAGTCTGGGTGAAGACAACAGCTGGCAAACTGTCTGTGCTTCTGAAGAAGATCATTTCCTGCACCACGGCTCATCAGCACTGGAAGGTCAGGCTGGAGATGGTGGAGCTGGCTGACCACCTGCTGGCCAGGTGTAGCCTTTCGCTAGGCGAGTGTGTGGGCCTACTACTGGAAGCACTTGTGGGAGCAATCAATGATGAGGATCCCAGAGTCCGACAAAG GTGTGAGGTTGCTCTCAGAGAAGTGTCACAGAGGAATCAGAGCAGTAGCAGCCATCAGACTTTCACTGATGTCTTGTCTGAGAATCTCCACTCTTTAGCCACCTCACTTCCGAGACTTATGAGGACCTCCAATGACCAGATGAAACTCTTTGTCCTTAATGTTTTTCTGGGTTATCTAAAGCTCTTAGGACCACTTGTTTCTGTGATCTTGAACTCTGCTGCACATCTGGAGAGGATTTCTAAAGCCTTAATGCAG GTGCTGGAGCTGGATGTGATGGACGTTCGGATTGTGGAGGAAAGAAGTAACACAGTGACAATAGAGACAAGTCCAGCTTCTGCGCACATACAGAGGAAGCATTTTCTCAATTTTACAGTTGAGAGAATCTTCTCTGTGCTCATGGAAATCTGTCGGACATTAG gtTACTATGGTAATATTTACCTGCTGACTGATCACTTCCTGAATCTGTACGACCAATCATCTGCATACAGAAAACAGGCTGCCATGGTCCTAAATGAGATTGTCAGGGGTGCAGCTGGCATTGCTGTAGGAGCACAGGGTCAGGGTGAAGTTCAGCGACAATCTGCTACACAGGAAgaccttaaaactgctgtgatgtcCATCATGGAGGAATACACCAGTCTGAACAACTGGCATTTGATCACTGTCAGTGAAGAGACggacagggacagacaggatCAGCAG CTGCTCAGCCCTTCCAGACTCATTTCCATATCTGGCAGCCATGGCAGCAGCACTGTTGCAAACTCTCTTCAAGTGATTCCTCCTTCATTTgcttcccctcctccctcatcATCTACTATCCACCGGCTCAACAGCAACATCTGGCAGTTGTGTATCCAACTGGAGGGCATTGCCTGCTTCGCTCAGGCACTGGGGCATGACTTCCGTCCCTTGTTGATGACCTCGCTGTACTGTGTGCTggagaaagctggagaggagactcTGCTGGTTAGCCAGGCAGCACTGAGCTCCATGTTGGATATCTGTAAGGCCTGTGGATACCCCTCCCTGATGGAGCTAATCAATGAGAACTCGGACTACCTGCTCAATGACATATCACTCAACCTGCAAAGGCTCAGCCAACATCCACAG GCTCCACGGGTGTTGACAGTGATGTTGACTCACTCTGACTGCAGCCTGCTGCCTCTGGTCAGGGACATTGTTCAGGATGTGCTGATGGCTCTGGATCTCAGCTACGACCATACAGCTGctcttttctgctctgtgctgcatgcTCTTATGAAGGCGCTAG cAAGGTGGTTTCCCTCCTCTTTCAGCAGGACCAGTAAGTCTACAAGTTCCAAGCAGGCCACCACTGACAAGGAAGTCTTCAACATCAATCAGTTCCTGCTGGATTACCAGAAACAGAAAGAGCTGGCACAGGGCATTGGGATAGAAGAGGACATCAACACTGAAGACATTG AGGTCCCTCCTCGAACAGAGGGCGAGGATGATGAAAATCTCGGTGGTCCTGATGTTAAAGAAGAGCTTCCGTTACACCTCAGCATCACTAAAGATGTTATGGAGCGCTGCATTCATCTTCTCTCCGACCCGAGCCTTAGGGTTCGACTTAAG GTGCTGGATGtgctggagctgtgtgtgtatgtactgaGTGATAAGGAAAATGAACTGCTGCCTATGGCCCACCGCTGCTGGCCAGCCCTCCTGCAGAGACTCACAGCTGATGATCCATTAGCAGTTCTCAGAGCCTTCAGG GTGCTGTGTACACTGGGTGAAACATGTGGTgacttcctgaggaggaggGTTTCTAAGGAGGTTCTGCCCAAACTGAGCACCTCTTTGGCTCAACAGGCTCCAATCAGTGCTAAAGCCGGGCCCATCTACACACGCACTCTGGCGTACAAACTGCAGCTGGCTGTGCTAGAGGGCCTGGGCTCGCTGTGCCAGAGGCTGGAGCTGG
- the zgpat gene encoding zinc finger CCCH-type with G patch domain-containing protein — translation MDEESLETAIATYNVQLQQVETALLAGLDPTQQSDLLKLKEDLCQLIELTEASLVSVKKSRLLASLEGSNGLQLNTSEAVGDVNSANGSLNAECAAFYSELGESSFNSFDTRERGNEEEERGSESEEDEDEEEDVLSGTKVRAPYRTAWGTLEYHNAMVVGAEPSDGEEAQVRVLYVYPTQKSMKPCPFYLEDKCRFQDTCRFSHGEVVYVSELREFVECDLSNLEIGSSCLARHEDGIWYPAKIKEIDSGFYTVKFDSLLLKDVVVEADCIIPPLREDDPLSSESDLDDTDGDAMGYAKVLDSAVETAVTFNSAKFGGWEAHTRGIGSKLMLKMGYEYGKGLGKTQEGRVEPVMAVVLSRVTSLDQCAESTQRRTQSKTAKDGTETGHPKRRRKPRVSTRGCHTVFDFLNHKLGGKSTDPAEGGAAAPLAATGVEAYRGGKSTKRSLNVRLFQAAHRVSQTEREIQKLSESLNRQTGRNASRVKQLEEKLSAARRLLAQQKTQELSIQREHTKADTHKK, via the exons ATGGATGAAGAAAGCCTTGAGACAGCCATCGCTACATATAATGTTCAGTTGCAGCAGGTGGAGACGGCCTTGTTGGCTGGCCTTGACCCCACCCAGCAGTCAGACCTCCTTAAGCTGAAAGAAGATCTCTGCCAGCTAATAGAGCTCACAGAGGCCAGTCTGGTTTCAGTCAAAAAGAGTCGCCTACTCGCCAGCCTCGAGGGCAGTAATGGACTGCAGTTAAACACCTCAGAGGCAGTAGGAGACGTGAAcagtgcaaatggctctctgaATGCAGAGTGTGCTGCTTTTTACTCAGAACTGGGGGAGTCGTCATTTAATAGCTTTGATACCAGGGAGAGGGGtaatgaggaggaagaaaggggAAGCGAGtctgaagaggatgaagatgaggaagaagatgtACTAAGTGGTACCAAAGTAAGAGCACCATACAGGACAGCATGGGGAACACTGGAGTATCACAATGCTATGGTGGTCGGAGCAGAACCGTCAGATGGAGAAGAGGCGCAAGTAAGAGTGCTTTATGTCTACCCCACTCAGAAGTCTATGAAACCATGTCCATTCTACTTGGAGGATAAATGTCGCTTCCAGGACACCTGCAG GTTTTCTCATGGTGAAGTGGTTTATGTGTCTGAGCTCAGAGAGTTTGTAGAGTGTGACCTCAGTAACCTAGAAATAGGATCATCTTGTTTGGCTCGACATGAAGACGGTATCTGGTACCCAGCCAAAATCAAAG AAATTGACAGTGGTTTCTACACTGTAAAATTTGACTCactgttgctgaaagatgttgTGGTTGAGGCCGACTGCATTATCCCACCTTTAAGAGAAGATGACCCGCTTTCCTCTGAGTCTGACCTGGATGACACTGATGGAGATGCTATGGGATATGCAAAAG TCTTAGACTCTGCTGTGGAAACTGCAGTAACATTCAACAGTGCCAAGTTTGGTGGCTGGGAAGCTCACACCAGAGGCATTGGATCCAAGCTTATGCTCAAGATGGGCTATGAATATGGAAAAG GCTTAGGAAAGACGCAGGAGGGTCGAGTAGAGCCAGTGATGGCCGTAGTTCTATCCAGAGTTACATCTCTAGATCAGTGTGCTGAGTCCACCCAGAGACGCACCCAGAGCAAGACAGCTAAAGATGGTACAGAAACAGGCCACCCGAAGAGGCGCCGGAAGCCTCGGGTATCCACAAGAGGGTGCCATACTGTCTTTGATTTCCTCAACCACAAGCTCGGAGGCAAGAGCACCGATCCTGCTGAGGGGGGTGCTGCCGCGCCATTGGCAGCGACTGGAGTAGAAGCttacagaggaggaaaaagcaCCAAGAGGAGTCTGAATGTGAGGCTGTTCCAGGCTGCTCACAGGGTGTCCCAGACTGAGCGGGAGATCCAGAAACTGAGTGAGTCgctcaacagacagacaggaag gAATGCATCCAGAGTGAAGCAGCTGGAAGAGAAGCTGTCAGCGGCCCGCCGGCTGCTGGCCCAGCAAAAAACCCAGGAGCTGTCCATACAGAGAGAACACACcaaggctgacacacacaagaAATGA